In one window of Juglans regia cultivar Chandler chromosome 3, Walnut 2.0, whole genome shotgun sequence DNA:
- the LOC109000828 gene encoding uncharacterized protein LOC109000828 produces the protein MKKDREPVYSKKSNEGGKRWVIQEEGEEGSNSRRGKEVISKNTCSEKEGSYREAKAKGSNEKEEKLIGVEKEVVTNMQTEGAREFITKVEEKEVESRKGGREGRPSFEDIEGCVQQVETRVTSEMNERLTRPFCILEIVEAIKHMGPLKSPGPDGFGACFYQNHWDTIGEEVCNAVIDFLNVLVNRLKGVLSNIISPNQSAFIPGRIIADNIMVAYEVLHTMKVRKKGKEGSMAIKLDMSKAYDRIEWDFLEAIMKKLGFCNEWTKMILQCVTSVSYSVLINGEPGERFYPSRGLRQGDPFSPYLFIMCAEGLSALLNKADQQGETKGISVVRRGLRINHLLFADDCVLFGRASGVEWRKLKGILNIYEKASGQFLNKEKTAMLFSSNTNSETRRSLLREGGDLVKGNYERYLGLPPMVGKSKYNTFRLPKKLCKEFNGMLAKLWWGNQQRENCIHWRSWKKLVLSNGKEGLGFRDLDMFNSALLAKQGWRILQNPSSLTAQIYKEKYFRNSSLLEAKLGHTPSLIWRSVWSSLGLLKEGLRWRVGNGNRIKILGQKWLSTPSSFCVQSPIAILNEDAKVSKLMVENKKEWNEVLIRTIFLKDEVDQICCIPLSRRDVEDKLIWGRSKKGLFSVKSAYFLEQERSKVVKGESSGGATSDSRWKFLWTLNFPGKLKMFMWKAAIAECYALRKAMDICRDLNFNKEIFEGDAQVIINAVNEVVVGFSYIDTIIEEMMMVLQEWHDWKVQYSHRSTNVVAHNLAKAALKIEEEMAWIEEAPAVTAR, from the exons atgaaaaaagatagGGAACCAGTTTATTCAAAAAAGAGTAATGAGGGAGGGAAGAGATGGGTTAtacaagaagaaggagaagaggggTCAAATAGTAGGAGGGGAAAAGAGGTAATTAGTAAAAATACATGCTCTGAGAAGGAAGGGAGTTATAGGGAGGCTAAGGCTAAGGGATCAAATGAGAAGGAGGAGAAACTAATTGGGGTGGAGAAGGAAGTGGTGACTAATATGCAAACAGAAGGGGCTAGGGAATTCATTACTAAGGTGGAGGAGAAGGAAGTAGAGAGTAGAAAAGGTGGTAGAGAAGGAAG ACCAAGCTTTGAAGATATTGAAGGTTGTGTGCAACAGGTGGAGACTCGAGTCACAAGTGAAATGAATGAGAGATTGACCAGGCCTTTCTGTATATTGGAGATTGTGGAAGCTATTAAACATATGGGGCCTTTAAAGTCAcctggtccagatggttttggtgcTTGTTTCTACCAAAACCATTGGGATACAATAGGCGAGGAAGTGTGTAATGCAGTGATCGATTTCCTTAATG TGCTTGTAAATAGGCTTAAAGGTGTACTGTCAAACATCATATCACCCAATCAAAGTGCCTTCATCCCAGGGAGGATAATTGCTGACAACATTATGGTTGCTTATGAGGTCCTACATACAATGAAGGTGAGAAAGAAAGGCAAAGAAGGTAGCATGGCCATCaagcttgatatgtcaaaggcATATGACAGAATTGAGTGGGATTTTTTGGAAGCCATCATGAAGAAGTTGGGGTTTTGCAATGAGTGGACAAAGATGATTTTGCAATGTGTTACTTCTGTTTCATATTCAGTGTTGATCAATGGTGAACCAGGGGAAAGATTTTATCCATCAAGGGGattaaggcaaggggatcctttTTCCCCTTACCTATTTATCATGTGCGCAGAAGGCCTTAGTGCACTACTCAACAAGGCTGATCAGCAAGGGGAAACAAAAGGGATTTCAGTTGTGAGGAGGGGGCTGAGAATCAACCATCtgttatttgcagatgattgtgttCTATTTGGAAGGGCTAGTGGGGTGGAATGGAGAAAACTGAAAGGGATTCTTAACATTTATGAAAAAGCTTCTGGCCAGTTTTTAAATAAGGAAAAGACAGCTATGCTTTTTAGTTCAAATACTAACTCAGAAACTAGAAGGAGTTTACTAAGGGAAGGAGGGGATCTGGTGAAAGGGAATTATGAGAGATACTTGGGACTTCCCCCTATGGTGGGTAAATCTAAGTATAACACTTTTAG ATTACCAAAGAAGCTTTGTAAAGAGTTTAATGGTATGCTTGCTAAGCTCTGGTGGGGTAACCAACAGAGAGAAAATTGTATTCATTGGAGGAGCTGGAAAAAATTGGTGCTATCAAATGGTAAGGAAGGATTGGGTTTCAGAGATTTGGATATGTTCAACTCAGCTTTGTTGGCTAAACAAGGCTGGAGGATTTTGCAAAATCCATCTTCTTTAACTGCTCAGATTTATAAGGAAAAGTACTTTAGAAATTCCTCTTTGCTGGAGGCAAAATTGGGTCATACACCTTCATTGATATGGAGAAGTGTGTGGAGTTCTTTGGGGTTGCTTAAAGAGGGACTAAGGTGGAGGGTGGGAAATGGTAACAGGATCAAAATTTTGGGTCAAAAATGGTTATCCACTCCATCTTCTTTTTGTGTTCAGTCTCCAATAGCTATACTGAATGAGGATGCTAAGGTCAGTAAACTCATGGTGGAGAATAAAAAGGAGTGGAATGAGGTCCTAATtagaacaatttttttaaaagatgaagtTGATCAAATATGCTGTATTCCTTTAAGTAGAAGGGATGTTGAGGACAAGTTGATATGGGGCCGTTCAAAAAAAGGCCTATTTAGTGTCAAAAGTGCTTATTTTTTGGAACAAGAGAGATCAAAAGTTGTAAAAGGGGAATCCTCAGGAGGGGCAACTTCAGATAGCAGATGGAAGTTTTTATGGACTTTGAATTTTCCTGGAAAGTTGAAAATGTTCATGTGGAAGGCAG CTATAGCAGAGTGTTATGCTTTGAGGAAAGCAATGGATATATGCAGGGATCTCAATTTCaacaaagaaatatttgaagGTGATGCTCAAGTTATTATTAATGCAGTGAATGAAGTAGTTGTAGGTTTTTCTTATATTGATACTATCATCGAGGAAATGATGATGGTCCTTCAAGAATGGCATGATTGGAAGGTTCAATACTCTCATAGAAGCACAAATGTAGTAGCACACAATCTAGCAAAGGCTGCTTTAAAGATAGAGGAAGAGATGGCGTGGATTGAAGAGGCACCagctgtaacagcccgctag